Proteins from one Anaerobranca californiensis DSM 14826 genomic window:
- a CDS encoding sigma-54 interaction domain-containing protein — protein MGKIVLGPHEIQGILDSIHDAIMAIDLQGKIILMNKGAERIVGIPYKECLGRDVLDVVPTSRLPRVLKERKPELNRQQKVGDISIVTNRMPVFNEKGELVGAVAVFRDITEVKELAKKITNLKEVQATLESIFNATVDAISVVDHEGKGIMINPAYKKLTGYTERDVIGKPADVDIAEGESVHLQVLKTRQPVKGVKLRVGATGKEVIVDAAPLIVDNKLKGSVAVIHDISEIKRLHDELDKAKRIIRKLEAKYTFDDIIAEELNMKMAIEQAKNAAITPATVLLRGESGTGKELFAHAIHNASNRKYNQFVRVNCAAIADNLLESELFGYVDGAFTGAKRGGKKGLFSQANGGTIFLDEIGEISLNLQAKLLRVLQEREIVPVGDTKPQTVDVRVIAATNVNLEEAIKAGKFREDLYYRISVVPIFIPPLRKRKKEIKPLTYHLIKKFNQEYGRSIQGIDDEALQILESYHWRGNVRELENVIGRAIINMNYNETIITPNHLPNLTNEKFNIDIKVPKSTTVKSLSAVLDDVEKEYIQKVLILNNFNKTKTAKDLNISIRSLYNKIEKYGLQ, from the coding sequence TTGGGAAAGATAGTTTTAGGACCCCATGAAATTCAAGGGATTTTAGATAGTATCCATGATGCCATTATGGCTATAGACCTCCAAGGGAAAATTATCCTGATGAACAAAGGGGCGGAAAGAATAGTTGGAATCCCTTACAAAGAATGTCTAGGCCGAGATGTTTTAGATGTTGTACCAACATCGAGATTGCCTAGGGTTTTAAAGGAAAGAAAACCTGAACTTAACAGGCAGCAAAAGGTTGGAGATATATCCATAGTAACTAACCGGATGCCTGTTTTTAATGAAAAAGGAGAGTTAGTAGGAGCTGTAGCAGTTTTTAGAGATATTACAGAAGTTAAAGAGTTAGCGAAAAAGATAACTAATTTAAAAGAGGTTCAAGCAACTTTAGAATCCATTTTCAATGCTACAGTTGATGCCATTTCCGTTGTAGATCATGAAGGTAAAGGGATTATGATAAACCCCGCTTATAAAAAGCTTACAGGGTATACTGAAAGGGATGTCATTGGCAAACCTGCCGATGTGGATATAGCTGAAGGAGAAAGTGTTCACCTTCAAGTATTAAAGACCCGCCAGCCAGTTAAAGGTGTTAAGTTGAGAGTGGGGGCTACGGGAAAAGAGGTTATAGTAGATGCTGCTCCTTTGATAGTAGATAACAAATTAAAAGGCAGTGTGGCAGTAATCCATGATATTTCGGAAATTAAAAGATTACATGATGAATTAGATAAGGCGAAACGGATAATTAGAAAATTAGAAGCGAAATACACCTTTGATGACATTATTGCAGAGGAATTAAATATGAAAATGGCCATTGAACAAGCTAAAAATGCTGCCATTACCCCTGCTACAGTTCTCCTTAGGGGAGAAAGCGGTACTGGTAAGGAATTATTCGCCCATGCCATTCACAACGCATCTAATAGAAAATACAACCAATTTGTCCGGGTTAACTGTGCTGCTATTGCTGATAATCTCTTGGAAAGTGAACTTTTTGGCTATGTAGACGGTGCCTTTACTGGAGCTAAAAGGGGTGGGAAGAAAGGGCTCTTTTCCCAAGCCAATGGAGGGACAATTTTCCTCGATGAAATCGGTGAAATTAGTTTAAACCTCCAAGCAAAACTTTTAAGGGTACTGCAGGAAAGGGAAATAGTTCCTGTTGGAGATACAAAACCTCAAACGGTGGATGTCCGGGTAATTGCAGCTACCAATGTTAATCTAGAAGAAGCTATAAAAGCGGGGAAATTTAGGGAAGATCTTTACTATAGGATAAGTGTTGTTCCAATTTTTATACCTCCCCTTAGAAAGAGGAAAAAGGAGATTAAACCTTTAACCTATCATTTAATTAAGAAGTTCAACCAAGAATATGGAAGAAGTATCCAAGGAATAGATGACGAAGCTTTACAAATTCTTGAAAGTTATCATTGGCGGGGAAATGTTAGGGAATTAGAAAATGTCATTGGAAGGGCAATTATTAATATGAATTATAATGAAACTATAATAACTCCTAACCATCTCCCAAATTTAACTAATGAAAAGTTCAATATAGATATAAAGGTACCAAAGTCTACTACTGTTAAATCACTATCGGCAGTTTTGGATGATGTTGAAAAAGAATATATCCAAAAAGTATTGATATTAAATAATTTCAATAAAACTAAGACAGCAAAAGATTTAAATATATCTATTAGAAGTTTATATAACAAAATAGAGAAATATGGTTTGCAATAA
- a CDS encoding glycosyltransferase family 2 protein: protein MITVLIPAYNEEGTIKETIINIKGIPEISKVLVVDDCSLDQTFNEAQKGNPDILIRLEKNRGKGGALNALIPYVDTPFVAMVDADLGESAKELIKLIHPVIKGEYDIAIAGFPKKKKGGLGITMTVAKKGMKWRTGLDFQFPLSGQRVMTLDLFKACTPFAPGFGVETYMNLIIAKKGYKFIEVETNMSHRYTGNDLKGYFHRGKQCLAIIKELIRGVK from the coding sequence ATGATTACTGTATTAATTCCGGCATACAATGAAGAAGGTACTATTAAAGAAACAATTATCAATATCAAAGGGATTCCTGAGATTTCTAAGGTATTAGTGGTAGATGATTGTTCTCTAGATCAAACATTTAATGAAGCTCAGAAGGGAAATCCAGATATTTTAATTAGATTAGAAAAAAACAGAGGAAAAGGGGGAGCCTTAAATGCCCTTATTCCTTATGTAGATACTCCCTTTGTAGCTATGGTAGATGCTGATTTGGGAGAGTCTGCCAAAGAACTAATTAAATTAATCCATCCAGTGATAAAAGGTGAATACGATATTGCTATAGCCGGCTTTCCCAAAAAGAAAAAAGGGGGGCTAGGTATTACCATGACTGTAGCGAAGAAGGGGATGAAATGGCGAACAGGACTTGACTTTCAATTTCCTTTATCTGGTCAAAGGGTTATGACTTTAGACCTCTTTAAGGCTTGTACTCCCTTTGCACCAGGATTTGGAGTGGAAACTTATATGAACCTTATTATTGCTAAAAAGGGATATAAATTCATAGAAGTAGAAACAAATATGAGCCATCGTTATACTGGGAATGACTTAAAGGGTTATTTCCATAGAGGTAAACAGTGTTTAGCTATTATAAAAGAGTTAATAAGGGGTGTGAAGTAG
- a CDS encoding copper transporter produces MANFKFHVVTVVGIFVALALGIVIGTSLSDNIIIESQMSTIELMQNKINTLEEEKGNLIVELVDLKGNMEELKESEERLFSLLLKDYEDIENVTLITFSNDNTILELPVIKRGKVSLQNVILINEERLESEDLQTFLGITQNVNKVFSEKLANFLHNGDDLSIKYLEEIDLLTFFGNYDFTNQQFIFYFTGDEEDQLLKIMAERLYGLNHKVVAITDLEKQAFLKLNKNIVQISKIFRLDAQIDLINNLIEDVKKVSGN; encoded by the coding sequence ATGGCTAATTTCAAATTTCATGTAGTTACCGTAGTAGGAATTTTTGTTGCCCTTGCTTTAGGAATAGTTATTGGAACGTCATTAAGTGATAATATTATTATCGAAAGTCAAATGTCGACAATTGAGCTTATGCAGAATAAAATCAATACTTTAGAAGAGGAAAAAGGAAACCTTATAGTTGAATTAGTAGACCTAAAAGGCAATATGGAAGAACTTAAGGAAAGTGAAGAAAGGTTATTTTCCCTATTACTTAAAGATTATGAGGATATTGAAAATGTCACATTAATAACCTTTTCCAATGATAACACTATTTTAGAACTACCTGTAATTAAAAGGGGTAAAGTTTCTTTACAAAATGTAATTTTAATTAATGAAGAGAGATTAGAATCTGAAGATCTTCAAACATTTTTAGGAATAACTCAAAATGTAAATAAGGTATTTAGTGAGAAACTGGCCAATTTCCTTCATAATGGCGATGATTTATCAATAAAATATTTAGAGGAAATAGATTTATTAACATTCTTTGGTAATTACGATTTTACCAATCAACAGTTTATCTTTTATTTTACCGGTGATGAGGAAGATCAATTACTAAAAATTATGGCAGAAAGGCTTTATGGATTAAATCACAAGGTAGTAGCTATAACGGATTTGGAAAAACAAGCTTTTTTGAAACTGAATAAAAATATAGTACAAATCAGTAAAATTTTCCGTTTAGATGCTCAGATTGACCTTATCAATAATTTAATTGAAGATGTTAAAAAAGTCAGTGGGAATTGA
- the steA gene encoding putative cytokinetic ring protein SteA gives MNIKGIIKKNKKTKDLIKELEYGDIALICHKDIDEIAALGLIEKKVKAVINIEQSISGFYPNQGPKLLLEKGIILWDNVDKRLWDKITDETEIEIIENKIIGLDGDINLGKPLTIEDVEKKLAEAEDNFNNVLDDFIDNTLTYAKREKSLVTGKLQIPPIDIDLKDKPVVVLVRGKSYKEDLLAIRSFIKEVKPILIAVDGGADAFLEHRLKPDIIVGDMDSVSDEALKMAKELIVHGYPDGRAPGLDRLKSLGLEGKVFKAPGTSEDIALLLAYHYKAEIIVALGTHSNMIDFLEKGRKGMASTFLVRLKVGPKLVDGKGVSVLYNSSINTKTLVLLVIGMFLPFLVMAYYSPTVQQLIRLFIMRLKYSF, from the coding sequence ATGAATATTAAAGGTATTATTAAAAAAAATAAAAAGACAAAGGACTTAATCAAAGAACTAGAATATGGAGATATTGCTTTAATATGCCATAAAGATATAGATGAAATAGCAGCTCTGGGTTTAATAGAGAAAAAGGTTAAGGCAGTAATAAATATAGAACAATCAATTTCTGGCTTTTATCCTAATCAAGGCCCCAAACTCTTATTAGAAAAGGGAATTATACTTTGGGATAATGTTGATAAAAGGTTATGGGATAAAATAACTGATGAAACTGAAATTGAAATAATAGAAAATAAAATTATAGGTTTAGATGGAGATATAAATTTAGGTAAACCGTTAACTATAGAGGATGTGGAAAAAAAATTAGCAGAAGCAGAAGATAATTTTAATAATGTCCTTGATGATTTCATAGATAATACATTAACCTATGCAAAAAGGGAAAAAAGTTTGGTTACAGGAAAACTTCAGATTCCCCCCATTGATATCGATCTAAAAGATAAACCAGTAGTGGTATTGGTACGGGGTAAAAGCTATAAAGAAGACCTTTTAGCTATTAGATCTTTTATTAAAGAGGTTAAACCTATTCTTATTGCCGTAGACGGTGGAGCAGATGCTTTTTTAGAACATCGCCTAAAACCCGATATTATTGTCGGTGATATGGATAGTGTCAGTGATGAGGCATTAAAAATGGCTAAAGAGTTAATAGTTCACGGTTATCCAGATGGCAGGGCACCAGGTTTAGACCGTTTAAAAAGTTTGGGATTAGAGGGAAAAGTTTTCAAGGCACCGGGAACCAGTGAGGATATAGCTTTACTTTTGGCTTACCATTATAAAGCAGAAATAATTGTCGCTTTGGGAACCCATTCCAATATGATCGACTTTTTAGAAAAGGGTAGAAAAGGGATGGCCAGTACCTTTTTAGTAAGGCTTAAAGTTGGCCCTAAGTTAGTGGATGGCAAAGGTGTCAGTGTTTTATATAACAGTTCCATTAATACTAAAACATTAGTATTATTAGTTATAGGTATGTTTCTTCCCTTTTTAGTCATGGCTTACTATTCACCAACAGTTCAGCAGTTAATCCGTTTATTTATTATGAGGTTAAAATACAGTTTTTAG
- the spo0A gene encoding sporulation transcription factor Spo0A, producing the protein MIKVLIVDDNEDFCTLLKDYFEKQGDLQVLGVAHNGMEAVEKVKTEQPDIIILDIIMPHLDGLGVLEKIKGMNLPAIPKIIVLTAFGQERITKEALELGADYYILKPFNLEVLVERIRQLISNRSINNSKVISSSSGTKSKDLEDVVTSILLEMGIPAHIKGYMFLKEAITIVVNDMDIINSVTKSLYPTIAEKFDTTPSRVERAIRHAIESAWNGRNNIHAVHKFFKSSIRNDKGKPTNSEFIALIADNIRISQKQKIS; encoded by the coding sequence ATGATTAAGGTGTTAATTGTCGATGACAACGAAGATTTTTGTACTTTATTAAAGGATTATTTTGAAAAACAAGGGGATTTACAAGTTTTAGGTGTAGCACATAATGGTATGGAAGCAGTAGAGAAAGTAAAAACAGAACAACCAGACATTATAATTTTAGATATTATAATGCCCCATTTAGATGGTCTGGGAGTTTTAGAAAAAATTAAGGGAATGAACTTACCAGCTATACCGAAAATTATTGTTTTAACTGCCTTTGGCCAAGAAAGAATAACTAAAGAGGCTTTAGAATTAGGTGCCGATTATTATATTTTAAAACCCTTTAATTTAGAAGTATTAGTAGAAAGGATCCGTCAATTAATTTCTAATCGGTCAATTAACAACTCAAAAGTTATTTCAAGTTCATCTGGAACAAAATCTAAAGATTTAGAAGATGTAGTAACAAGTATCTTATTAGAGATGGGTATTCCCGCCCATATAAAAGGGTATATGTTTTTAAAAGAAGCTATTACTATAGTTGTTAATGATATGGATATTATCAATAGTGTTACTAAAAGTTTATATCCTACCATTGCGGAAAAGTTTGATACAACTCCTTCTAGGGTGGAAAGGGCTATTCGTCATGCAATAGAATCCGCTTGGAATGGTAGAAACAATATCCACGCAGTACATAAATTCTTTAAAAGTTCTATTAGAAACGATAAAGGTAAACCTACTAATTCAGAATTTATAGCATTAATTGCCGATAATATTAGGATTTCTCAAAAACAAAAAATAAGCTAA
- the spoIVB gene encoding SpoIVB peptidase, with translation MEKDMRKLLGIIIACLIVVISFSTPMRTFYNFPDNVQMFYGEEHHLELGLPIGITAINKGEQILINGIEVADKRVALDASNGIKFRPENLGSYQIQFNLLGVIPIKRLNVEVVPPIYVYPGGESIGVKINQEGVMVVGLDKVETKNGRVEPAKNAGFEVGDTILKINGQEVGDVERVATLIEEFSQKGKKLNFTVKRKDKILELTVRPEKCKQTNTYRIGLFIKDSTAGVGTITFVRPETGIYGALGHIITDSTTQKPVDLYDGKIMESTITSVVPSKRGSPGEKRGIIKYKGSFQGDIRINSEFGIFGQLENLKIFEKKKEQIPIALKHQIKTGPAQIMTVIEGDNVEVFDIEIEKILIQNNPAPKGLVVKITDERLLEKTGGIVQGMSGSPIIQNGKLIGAVTHVFVNDPTRGYGCFIEWMIMESKMID, from the coding sequence TTGGAAAAGGATATGAGGAAATTATTAGGGATAATTATAGCTTGTTTGATAGTGGTTATCTCCTTCAGTACACCAATGAGAACTTTTTATAATTTCCCTGATAATGTGCAAATGTTTTATGGTGAAGAACATCATTTGGAATTAGGGTTACCAATAGGAATAACTGCTATAAATAAAGGAGAACAAATTTTAATTAACGGAATTGAAGTAGCAGATAAAAGGGTAGCCCTTGATGCTTCAAACGGAATAAAATTTAGACCAGAAAATTTAGGAAGTTATCAAATCCAGTTTAATTTGTTGGGAGTTATCCCAATAAAGCGATTAAATGTAGAGGTAGTACCACCTATTTATGTTTACCCTGGTGGTGAATCTATAGGTGTAAAAATCAATCAAGAAGGGGTTATGGTTGTCGGTTTAGATAAAGTTGAAACTAAAAACGGAAGGGTAGAGCCGGCAAAAAATGCTGGTTTTGAAGTGGGAGATACAATTTTAAAGATAAACGGACAAGAGGTAGGAGATGTAGAAAGGGTAGCTACTTTAATTGAAGAATTTTCCCAAAAAGGTAAAAAACTAAACTTTACAGTAAAAAGAAAGGATAAAATTCTAGAGTTAACAGTCCGACCAGAAAAGTGTAAACAAACAAATACTTATAGGATAGGTTTGTTTATAAAAGATTCTACTGCTGGAGTAGGAACAATCACCTTTGTTCGACCAGAAACAGGAATCTATGGCGCTTTAGGTCATATAATAACTGACTCAACGACTCAAAAACCAGTAGATCTTTATGATGGCAAAATAATGGAATCAACTATTACCAGTGTAGTGCCGAGTAAAAGGGGAAGCCCTGGAGAAAAAAGGGGTATAATAAAATATAAGGGTAGTTTTCAAGGAGATATTAGAATAAATTCTGAATTTGGTATCTTTGGCCAACTTGAAAATTTAAAGATTTTTGAAAAGAAAAAAGAGCAGATACCAATTGCTTTAAAACATCAGATTAAAACAGGACCTGCTCAAATTATGACGGTAATTGAAGGGGATAATGTAGAAGTATTTGATATTGAAATTGAAAAGATTTTAATTCAAAATAATCCTGCCCCTAAAGGACTTGTTGTGAAAATAACAGATGAGAGATTGTTAGAAAAAACAGGTGGGATTGTTCAAGGTATGAGTGGTAGCCCAATAATTCAAAATGGCAAATTAATAGGTGCAGTTACCCATGTATTTGTTAATGATCCTACTAGAGGATATGGATGTTTTATAGAGTGGATGATTATGGAATCAAAGATGATAGACTAA
- the recN gene encoding DNA repair protein RecN produces the protein MIDRISIENFALIEALEIDFNDGLTVLSGETGAGKSIIIDALTLLTGGRASAELVRSGCEKSIITGVFSLTPLKSKKINEILGIDVDDQLIIEREIYSSGKSIAKVNNKIITIGLLKDLTKDLVDIHGQHEHHSLLDPQKHLSFLDLYGGKAIGQLLTSYNELYVKRRDILNRLNKLHSNNENRERQMDLLKFEIEEIENCNLTIGEDEELLNHRKLLINAEKLYNGVMNSYNHLYQGEENPSVIEVIGSVISHLEHLTKYDDNLSKFIPQLEGALFQIQDVSRELFNYGQGLDLDPEALTSVEMRIDEINRLKRKYGPTIEDVLDYYKQRKLELEELINSEELFKKLQGELKIVEQKLLEVGHQLSLKRKELALDLSTKISIELADMSMEKTKFEVYFKKNNGEFYETGLDQVEFLISPNPGEPLKPLAKISSGGELSRIMLAMKNILAQIDQIETLVFDEVDTGIGGRTAQRVAEKLLNVSKGRQVLCVSHLPQICVMADNHYKIEKKEVDGRTISTIRRLDGQEKILEIARMISGAEITQGTINHAKEMLALAQGFKN, from the coding sequence ATGATCGATAGGATTAGTATCGAAAATTTTGCTTTAATAGAGGCTTTGGAAATTGATTTTAATGATGGTTTAACAGTTTTGTCAGGGGAAACGGGAGCTGGAAAATCAATCATTATTGATGCTTTAACTTTGCTGACCGGTGGAAGGGCATCGGCAGAATTAGTGAGATCTGGATGTGAAAAAAGTATTATTACAGGGGTATTTTCTTTAACCCCTTTAAAAAGCAAAAAAATTAATGAAATTTTAGGTATTGATGTAGATGATCAGTTAATTATCGAGAGGGAAATTTATTCTTCTGGAAAAAGCATAGCTAAAGTAAATAATAAAATTATAACTATTGGTTTATTGAAGGATCTTACAAAAGATTTAGTGGATATTCACGGACAACATGAACACCATTCATTACTTGATCCCCAAAAACATTTGAGTTTCTTAGATCTCTATGGAGGAAAGGCTATTGGGCAACTATTAACTAGCTATAATGAATTATATGTAAAACGGAGGGATATTTTAAATCGATTAAATAAATTACATAGTAATAACGAAAATCGAGAAAGACAAATGGATTTACTTAAATTTGAGATAGAGGAAATAGAAAACTGTAACTTAACTATAGGTGAAGATGAAGAATTATTAAATCACAGAAAATTATTAATTAATGCTGAAAAGTTATATAATGGAGTTATGAATAGTTATAATCACCTTTATCAAGGGGAAGAAAATCCTTCTGTTATCGAAGTTATTGGTTCTGTAATCTCCCATTTAGAACATTTAACTAAGTATGACGATAATTTATCTAAATTTATCCCACAATTAGAAGGAGCACTTTTTCAAATTCAAGATGTATCAAGGGAATTGTTTAATTATGGACAAGGACTGGATTTAGATCCTGAAGCTTTAACTTCAGTGGAAATGAGGATAGATGAGATTAACCGCTTAAAAAGAAAATATGGCCCAACTATAGAAGATGTTTTAGATTATTACAAACAAAGGAAACTGGAATTGGAAGAATTGATAAATAGCGAAGAATTATTTAAAAAATTACAAGGGGAATTGAAAATAGTTGAGCAAAAACTATTGGAAGTTGGTCATCAATTATCGTTAAAAAGAAAAGAGTTAGCATTAGATTTAAGTACTAAAATATCCATAGAATTAGCGGATATGTCTATGGAAAAAACTAAATTTGAAGTTTATTTTAAAAAAAACAATGGCGAATTCTATGAAACAGGTTTAGATCAGGTGGAGTTTTTAATATCCCCTAATCCTGGGGAACCTTTAAAACCTTTAGCAAAAATATCAAGTGGTGGTGAGTTGTCCAGGATTATGTTGGCAATGAAAAATATTTTAGCACAAATTGACCAAATAGAAACATTGGTTTTTGATGAAGTGGATACAGGTATTGGTGGACGTACAGCTCAAAGGGTTGCGGAAAAATTGCTAAATGTCAGCAAAGGTCGTCAAGTACTATGTGTTAGTCATCTTCCCCAAATTTGTGTAATGGCAGATAATCACTATAAAATTGAGAAAAAAGAGGTAGATGGTAGAACAATATCCACTATAAGGAGATTAGATGGACAAGAAAAGATATTAGAAATAGCTCGAATGATTTCAGGTGCAGAAATAACTCAAGGGACTATCAACCATGCAAAGGAAATGTTGGCATTAGCTCAGGGTTTTAAAAACTAA
- a CDS encoding NAD(+)/NADH kinase has protein sequence MKNIAIFLNFSKEQGLKIAKEIITRLKEKKFKLYSSKDYFIDGTESFSSGNLPENIELLLVLGGDGTFLSIARDYASYQVPILGVNLGTLGFLTEVELKEVEDAIEKIDQGQYNIEKRQMVEAELVRDGKIIEKVVALNEITISKGPLARIISLNTYVDDVFLDCYPGDGVIISTPTGSTGYSLSAGGPILTPSLPVLVITPICPHTLHSRSVVVSNKSEIKVILATTNQEVVLTIDGQRGIELKGGDMIKVKGSDLFVPVVRLKGKNFFDILRLKMNYYSNRRLL, from the coding sequence TTGAAGAATATCGCTATTTTTTTAAATTTTTCCAAAGAGCAAGGATTAAAGATAGCTAAAGAAATTATTACAAGGCTTAAAGAAAAAAAATTTAAACTTTATAGTTCAAAGGATTATTTTATAGATGGAACAGAAAGTTTTAGTTCAGGGAATCTTCCTGAAAATATTGAGCTTTTATTGGTATTAGGTGGAGATGGAACCTTTTTAAGTATTGCCCGGGATTATGCTAGTTATCAAGTTCCTATTTTAGGAGTTAACTTAGGAACTTTAGGTTTTTTGACTGAAGTTGAATTAAAGGAAGTTGAAGATGCTATAGAAAAAATTGATCAAGGTCAATATAACATAGAAAAAAGGCAAATGGTGGAAGCTGAACTTGTTAGAGATGGGAAAATTATAGAGAAAGTAGTTGCATTAAATGAAATAACTATTTCCAAAGGCCCTTTAGCTAGAATAATCAGTTTAAATACATATGTCGATGATGTATTTTTAGATTGTTACCCTGGAGATGGGGTGATAATAAGTACTCCTACTGGCTCTACTGGATATTCATTATCTGCTGGCGGACCTATTTTAACTCCGTCATTACCTGTACTTGTTATTACACCTATTTGTCCCCATACATTACACTCTAGAAGTGTAGTTGTTAGCAATAAATCGGAGATCAAAGTTATCTTGGCGACAACTAATCAAGAAGTTGTGTTAACAATAGATGGGCAAAGGGGAATTGAACTTAAAGGTGGGGATATGATTAAAGTTAAAGGCAGTGATTTATTTGTACCTGTAGTTCGACTAAAAGGCAAAAATTTTTTTGATATATTAAGATTAAAGATGAATTATTACTCTAACAGGAGGTTATTATGA
- a CDS encoding TlyA family RNA methyltransferase, producing MEKKVRLDQLLVERGLFQSREQAKRSIMAGLVYSDGQKLDKAGTFVNRDLPIQVKGKDCPFVSRGGLKLQKAVECFPLDFTDKVVVDVGASTGGFTDCALQNGAKLVFAVDVGYGQLAWSLRSNPKVINMERTNFRNVDKEMFNPQPEIAVIDASFISLKLLLPKVKEVLVPGGTIVALIKPQFEAGREKVGKKGVVRDFEVHKEVIRNIVDFCTSYGIGALDLNFSPITGPEGNVEYLLFAKLNNDSTVDSVKINEIVEKAKGNFR from the coding sequence ATGGAAAAGAAAGTGCGATTAGACCAGTTATTGGTTGAAAGGGGTTTATTCCAAAGTCGGGAACAAGCTAAAAGATCTATTATGGCAGGTTTAGTTTATAGTGATGGGCAAAAATTGGATAAGGCTGGGACCTTTGTAAATCGAGATCTTCCAATTCAAGTCAAGGGAAAGGATTGTCCCTTTGTTAGCCGTGGAGGATTGAAGTTGCAAAAAGCTGTGGAATGTTTTCCTTTAGATTTTACTGATAAAGTGGTGGTAGATGTAGGAGCATCTACAGGGGGTTTTACAGATTGTGCTTTACAAAATGGTGCTAAATTAGTTTTTGCTGTAGATGTCGGTTATGGACAATTAGCTTGGAGTTTAAGAAGTAACCCTAAAGTTATTAATATGGAGCGAACTAATTTTAGAAATGTAGATAAGGAAATGTTTAACCCTCAGCCTGAAATAGCAGTTATTGATGCAAGTTTTATTTCCCTTAAGTTACTACTTCCAAAGGTAAAGGAAGTTTTAGTACCGGGAGGGACTATTGTAGCTTTAATTAAGCCCCAGTTTGAAGCAGGTAGAGAAAAAGTGGGGAAAAAAGGTGTTGTAAGGGATTTTGAAGTCCATAAGGAAGTAATTAGAAATATTGTAGATTTTTGTACTAGCTATGGAATTGGTGCATTAGATTTAAATTTTTCCCCTATTACTGGTCCAGAGGGAAATGTAGAATATTTATTATTTGCAAAGCTAAATAATGACTCAACTGTTGATTCTGTAAAAATAAATGAAATAGTAGAAAAGGCTAAAGGGAATTTCCGATAA